In the genome of Sphingobacteriaceae bacterium, one region contains:
- the hrcA gene encoding heat-inducible transcriptional repressor HrcA, producing the protein MDILRYVVVDYVATAEPVGSRTLARKYGLGVSPATIRNEMADLEAMGLLEQPHTSAGRIPTDQGYRLFVDQLMTSISPPQKELERVRSLYRAAAREIEGRIRLTAHILSEVTEYFSVVQVPARHQTTLNGLHLVPMRGRQAVLVLVTDEGLVESRIIDLPQEMDAAELAHISRVLSSHLKGHTLGTLSRGALLDLALELAGYRAVLDQVLELLRAEETDDVDARLYASGAANLLRQPEFQDVERAHRLLHLLVGRQGLLRSLLGDPAPESSVRVVIGSENPLEGIQDCSVVTTTYAMGDGTLGQLAVIGPRRMDYSLMIAWVETVSQLLSESLSRGP; encoded by the coding sequence ATGGACATCCTCCGCTATGTGGTAGTGGACTACGTGGCCACGGCAGAGCCCGTCGGTTCCCGCACCTTGGCCCGGAAGTACGGCTTGGGTGTCAGCCCCGCTACCATCCGCAACGAGATGGCCGATTTGGAGGCCATGGGCCTGCTGGAGCAGCCCCACACCTCGGCGGGGCGCATCCCCACCGACCAGGGCTACCGGCTGTTTGTGGATCAGTTGATGACCAGCATCAGCCCTCCCCAGAAGGAGCTGGAGCGGGTAAGGTCCCTGTACCGGGCCGCGGCCCGGGAGATCGAGGGCCGCATCCGCCTGACGGCCCATATCCTGTCGGAGGTGACCGAATACTTCTCGGTGGTCCAGGTGCCCGCCCGACACCAGACCACCTTGAACGGCCTGCACCTAGTGCCCATGCGGGGGCGGCAGGCGGTTCTCGTACTGGTCACCGACGAGGGGCTGGTGGAAAGCCGCATCATCGACCTGCCCCAGGAGATGGACGCGGCGGAACTGGCCCACATTTCCCGAGTCTTGAGCAGCCATCTGAAGGGGCACACCCTGGGGACCCTGAGCCGGGGCGCCCTGCTGGATCTGGCCTTGGAACTGGCCGGGTACCGGGCGGTGCTGGACCAGGTGCTGGAACTGCTGCGGGCCGAGGAGACCGATGACGTGGACGCCCGCCTGTACGCCAGCGGCGCCGCCAACCTGCTGCGGCAGCCCGAGTTCCAGGATGTGGAGCGGGCCCACCGCCTGCTGCACCTGCTGGTGGGCCGGCAGGGGTTGCTGCGGAGCCTGCTGGGGGACCCGGCTCCTGAAAGCAGCGTGCGGGTGGTCATCGGCTCGGAAAACCCCTTGGAGGGCATCCAGGACTGCAGCGTGGTGACCACTACCTACGCCATGGGCGACGGCACCTTGGGCCAGTTGGCCGTCATCGGCCCGCGGCGCATGGACTACAGTCTGATGATCGCGTGGGTGGAGACCGTTTCCCAGTTGCTGAGCGAGTCGTTGAGCCGGGGGCCGTAG
- the hemW gene encoding radical SAM family heme chaperone HemW: MGPGLYVHIPFCARKCFYCDFNAYVIKGPDRIAAYVDDVLAEADLHRRDPQVAGATFHTVFLGGGTPSRLPPAGVVRLLEGLGRRLSILPGAEITLEANPEDVSPEALVAWRRAGVNRLSMGVQAFQDDLLSRLGRNHDAAAALRAYRQAREAGFTNINVDLMFGLPGQTLAQWEETLTTLLRLDPPPDHVSVYGLQVEPRTTFWRWERENRLPRPGEEEEAAMYETAMDRLAAAGYDHYEISNFARDGKYAEHNLAVWHFLEYLGLGAGAWSFWGGRRWANAGFLRPYTEAVRAGRLPVAQRDEPRDERTAMGEMVLLGTRLLRGLDLDAFRRRFGREPTAVFRDALAYCRRRGWVAVVDDHLRLTREGLMVANNVWAEFLA, encoded by the coding sequence GTGGGCCCGGGCTTGTATGTCCACATTCCCTTCTGCGCCCGCAAGTGCTTCTACTGTGATTTCAACGCCTACGTCATCAAGGGCCCCGACCGCATCGCCGCCTATGTGGACGACGTGCTGGCGGAAGCCGATCTGCACCGCCGGGATCCCCAAGTGGCCGGCGCCACCTTCCACACGGTGTTTCTGGGCGGCGGCACCCCCTCCCGGCTGCCGCCGGCAGGGGTGGTGCGCCTCCTGGAGGGGCTGGGCCGCCGGCTGTCCATACTGCCCGGGGCGGAAATCACCTTGGAAGCCAACCCTGAAGACGTAAGCCCCGAAGCCTTGGTGGCCTGGCGGCGGGCCGGGGTCAACCGCCTCAGCATGGGCGTCCAGGCCTTCCAGGACGACCTGCTGAGCCGCCTGGGCCGCAACCACGATGCCGCCGCCGCCCTGAGGGCCTACCGGCAGGCCCGGGAGGCCGGCTTCACCAACATCAACGTGGACCTCATGTTCGGTTTGCCGGGTCAAACCTTGGCCCAATGGGAAGAGACCTTGACCACCCTGCTCCGTCTGGACCCGCCCCCCGATCACGTGTCCGTCTACGGGCTGCAGGTGGAGCCCCGCACCACCTTCTGGCGGTGGGAGCGGGAAAACCGGCTGCCCCGGCCCGGGGAGGAAGAGGAGGCGGCCATGTACGAGACGGCCATGGACCGGCTGGCGGCGGCGGGCTACGACCATTACGAGATTTCCAACTTCGCCCGGGACGGCAAGTACGCAGAGCACAACCTGGCGGTATGGCACTTTCTCGAGTACTTGGGCCTGGGGGCGGGGGCGTGGTCCTTCTGGGGCGGCCGCCGCTGGGCCAACGCGGGCTTTCTCCGGCCTTACACCGAGGCGGTGCGGGCGGGGCGCCTGCCCGTGGCCCAGCGGGACGAGCCCCGGGATGAGCGCACCGCCATGGGGGAGATGGTCCTCCTGGGCACCCGCCTCCTCCGGGGGCTGGACCTGGACGCCTTCCGCCGGCGCTTCGGCCGGGAGCCGACCGCCGTTTTCCGGGATGCCCTGGCCTACTGCCGGCGCCGGGGCTGGGTGGCGGTGGTGGACGACCACCTGCGCCTGACCCGGGAAGGCCTGATGGTGGCCAACAACGTCTGGGCCGAGTTCCTGGCCTGA
- the pdxS gene encoding pyridoxal 5'-phosphate synthase lyase subunit PdxS produces MEDRQSRQAAWLKKVESIAPLKGGVIMDVTTPEEARIAEEAGAVAVMALEKVPADIRAAGGIARMADPVRIRAIMDAVSIPVMAKCRIGHFAEAQVLEAVGVDCIDESEVLTPTDHEFYIDKHQFNTPFVCGARNLGEALRRIAEGAAMIRTKGEPGTGDVAEAVRHMRTVTAELRRVLNASEAELSTLAKEMAVSLELLREVRRQGRLPVVNFAAGGIATPADAALMMQLGCDGIFVGSGIFKSGDPVKRARAIVQATANYMDAELVAKVSEDLGEPMSGITRPMPAKA; encoded by the coding sequence ATGGAGGATCGCCAAAGCCGGCAGGCGGCATGGCTGAAAAAAGTAGAAAGCATAGCCCCCCTCAAGGGCGGCGTCATCATGGACGTGACTACTCCTGAAGAAGCCCGGATAGCGGAAGAAGCCGGGGCCGTGGCCGTCATGGCCTTGGAGAAGGTGCCCGCCGACATTCGCGCCGCCGGCGGCATCGCCCGGATGGCCGACCCCGTCCGCATCCGGGCCATCATGGACGCCGTTTCCATCCCCGTCATGGCCAAGTGCCGCATCGGCCATTTCGCCGAGGCCCAGGTGCTGGAGGCCGTTGGCGTGGACTGCATCGACGAGAGCGAAGTCTTGACCCCCACCGACCACGAGTTCTACATCGACAAGCACCAGTTCAACACGCCCTTTGTGTGCGGCGCCCGCAACCTGGGCGAGGCCCTGCGGCGCATCGCCGAAGGGGCGGCCATGATCCGCACCAAGGGGGAGCCGGGCACGGGCGACGTGGCTGAAGCGGTGCGTCACATGCGCACGGTGACCGCCGAACTGCGCCGGGTGCTCAACGCCTCCGAGGCCGAATTGTCCACCCTGGCCAAGGAGATGGCGGTGTCCTTGGAACTGCTGCGGGAAGTGCGGCGCCAGGGCCGCCTGCCGGTGGTCAACTTCGCCGCCGGCGGCATCGCCACCCCCGCCGATGCGGCCCTCATGATGCAGTTGGGGTGCGACGGCATCTTCGTCGGCTCCGGCATCTTCAAGTCGGGGGATCCCGTGAAGCGGGCCCGGGCCATCGTCCAGGCCACGGCCAACTACATGGATGCGGAGCTGGTGGCAAAGGTATCGGAGGATCTGGGCGAGCCCATGTCGGGCATCACCCGGCCTATGCCTGCGAAGGCATAG
- the grpE gene encoding nucleotide exchange factor GrpE: MVEREDTAPGPGGPEPGESLETDGEGPGGQDGETAAGEGAAQVAELEAQLAARTEQLQRLQADFFNYRRRVQEEQQQMEQRAAAKVLAELLPVLDNLERAAAADGSGDNDEVREGVALILRQFRDILSAQGVERIEALGKPFDPQWHEAMLQADSDTVPDNHVMAELQAGYRMGNLVLRPALVQVARNPAGDAAAPAGDAPAEPGETAEPEEKAGE; this comes from the coding sequence ATGGTGGAGCGGGAAGATACGGCGCCGGGCCCCGGCGGCCCGGAGCCGGGAGAATCTTTAGAAACCGACGGGGAAGGGCCCGGCGGGCAGGACGGGGAGACGGCCGCCGGTGAAGGGGCCGCCCAGGTGGCCGAGTTGGAGGCCCAGCTGGCCGCCCGGACGGAGCAACTGCAGCGGCTTCAGGCCGATTTCTTCAATTACCGGCGGCGCGTCCAGGAAGAGCAGCAGCAAATGGAGCAGCGGGCCGCGGCCAAGGTGCTGGCGGAACTGCTGCCCGTCCTGGACAACCTGGAGCGGGCGGCTGCCGCCGACGGTTCCGGGGACAACGACGAGGTGCGGGAAGGGGTGGCCTTGATCCTGCGCCAATTCCGGGACATCCTCAGCGCCCAGGGTGTGGAGCGCATCGAGGCCCTGGGCAAGCCCTTTGATCCCCAGTGGCATGAAGCCATGCTCCAGGCCGATTCCGACACCGTTCCCGATAATCACGTCATGGCCGAGCTGCAGGCGGGCTACCGCATGGGCAACTTGGTCCTGCGCCCCGCTCTGGTGCAGGTGGCCCGCAACCCGGCCGGGGACGCCGCAGCCCCGGCGGGCGACGC
- the carB gene encoding carbamoyl-phosphate synthase large subunit: MAQRSPTEHDPAKGAPTFLRKVMVIGSGPIVIGQAAEFDYAGSQACRSLRDAGLSVVLLNSNPATIMTDLNMADAVYLEPLTLEAAAAVIEKERPQGLLPTLGGQVGLNLAVELADAGVLDRFQVQLLGTPLETIRMAEDRQRFKETMAGLGQPLPRSDVARSVDEALAFAAETGYPVIVRPAFTLGGTGGGFAADPEELAAVARRGLRLSPVQQVLVEESVAGWKEIEYEVLRDRRGAAIIICGMENVDPCGVHTGDSIVTAPILTLSREMQQRLEEAALAIINTLGIEGGCNVQFAVHPREERYVVLEVNPRVSRSSALASKATGFPIAKVAALIATGRTLADLPHPGGRGTLAEYYPHFDYVVVKIPRWPFDKFHAADRRLGSQMKATGEVMAVGDTFKSALLKAVRSLELGVDAFHSARAAGLTDAQVEQELVEATDDRLFVAAEALRRGMPPDRAAALSGIDPWFIQQLMDIVRLERRLAAAPAVDDQLLAEAVRAGMGDEHIARVLQVQPGEITRRRQEQGLQPRYRGIGSGNGDQPAGATPYYYSTYSDRTGTAPEGSERPRVLVLGAGPIRIGQGIEFDYCTVHAVWALQRAGYEALIINNNPETVSTDFDTADRLFFEPLALDDVLNVIQDQKPMGVVTQFGGQTAINLAGPLAQRGVPLLGSPIDAIDAAEDRDKMDRLLQELNIPRPAGGTAANPAEAAALAQAIGYPVMVRPSYVLGGRGMEVVHDPDDLAAYITTAARVTPDHPLWVDAFVAGREVEVDAVCDGEQVLLPGIMEHVERAGVHSGDSTAVYPPRTLSPEVQEVLVDYTTRIALRLGIVGLLNIQFVVDGQGKVHVLEVNPRASRTVPFLSKVTGVPMVELATRAMLGEKLSQMGYSGGLLPTPGFYAVKMPVFSWAKLPDVDVALGPEMKSTGEAIGLDTRYGPALYRAFESAGFHVPHRGTLLASIADRDKEEALPVIRRFAALGFRLLATGGTAAFLQSKGLTVTRVAKLDEGRPHLVDHIRSGAVDLVLNTMTQGRRPQRDGFRIRRASTEHAIPCMTSLDTAAALVEALESVAGSSPQKTVRPLHQYLAHHPAAGSAMPSQA, translated from the coding sequence ATGGCTCAACGGAGCCCCACAGAGCATGACCCGGCGAAGGGCGCACCGACGTTCCTCCGCAAGGTCATGGTCATTGGCTCCGGGCCCATCGTCATCGGCCAGGCCGCCGAATTCGACTACGCCGGCAGCCAGGCATGCCGCAGCCTCCGGGACGCGGGCCTGTCGGTGGTTCTCCTCAACTCCAACCCCGCCACCATCATGACCGATCTGAACATGGCCGATGCCGTCTACTTGGAACCGTTGACCTTGGAAGCGGCGGCGGCCGTCATCGAAAAGGAGCGGCCCCAAGGGCTGCTGCCCACCCTGGGTGGACAAGTGGGGTTGAATCTGGCCGTGGAACTGGCCGACGCCGGCGTCTTGGACCGCTTTCAGGTCCAACTGCTGGGCACCCCCCTGGAGACCATCCGCATGGCTGAGGATCGCCAGCGCTTCAAGGAAACCATGGCGGGCCTGGGCCAGCCCCTGCCCCGGTCCGATGTAGCCCGGTCGGTGGACGAGGCCTTGGCTTTTGCCGCGGAAACGGGCTATCCCGTCATCGTGCGGCCGGCCTTCACCTTGGGCGGCACCGGGGGCGGCTTCGCCGCCGATCCCGAGGAACTGGCGGCCGTTGCCCGCCGGGGCCTGCGCCTCTCCCCGGTGCAGCAGGTATTGGTGGAAGAGAGCGTGGCCGGCTGGAAGGAAATCGAGTACGAAGTGCTGCGGGACCGCCGGGGAGCGGCCATCATCATCTGCGGCATGGAAAACGTGGACCCCTGCGGCGTCCACACGGGCGACAGCATCGTCACGGCGCCCATCCTCACCCTCAGCCGGGAGATGCAGCAGCGGCTGGAAGAGGCGGCCCTGGCCATCATCAACACCTTGGGCATCGAAGGCGGCTGCAATGTGCAGTTCGCCGTCCATCCCAGGGAGGAACGGTATGTGGTGCTGGAAGTGAACCCCCGGGTGAGCCGCTCCAGCGCCCTGGCCTCTAAGGCCACCGGCTTCCCCATCGCCAAGGTGGCCGCCTTGATCGCCACGGGCCGGACCCTGGCCGACCTGCCCCATCCCGGCGGCCGGGGCACCCTGGCGGAATACTACCCTCATTTTGACTATGTGGTTGTGAAGATCCCCCGCTGGCCCTTCGACAAGTTCCACGCCGCCGACCGGCGCCTGGGCTCCCAGATGAAGGCCACGGGCGAAGTCATGGCCGTGGGCGACACCTTCAAGAGCGCCCTCCTCAAGGCCGTCCGCTCCTTGGAACTGGGGGTGGACGCCTTCCACTCGGCCCGTGCCGCCGGCCTCACCGACGCCCAGGTGGAGCAGGAGTTGGTGGAGGCCACCGATGACCGGCTTTTCGTGGCGGCCGAAGCCCTGCGGCGGGGCATGCCCCCGGACCGGGCCGCCGCCTTGAGCGGCATCGACCCGTGGTTCATCCAGCAGTTGATGGACATCGTCCGCCTGGAGCGGCGCCTGGCGGCGGCCCCCGCCGTGGACGACCAACTGCTGGCCGAGGCGGTCCGGGCGGGCATGGGGGACGAGCATATCGCCCGGGTCCTGCAGGTGCAGCCCGGCGAGATCACCCGGCGCCGCCAGGAGCAGGGGCTGCAGCCCCGCTACCGGGGCATCGGCAGCGGCAACGGGGATCAGCCCGCCGGCGCCACACCCTACTATTACTCCACCTACTCGGACCGGACGGGCACCGCGCCTGAAGGGAGCGAAAGGCCCCGGGTGCTGGTGCTGGGGGCGGGCCCCATCCGCATCGGCCAGGGCATCGAGTTCGACTACTGCACCGTCCACGCCGTCTGGGCTTTGCAGCGGGCGGGCTATGAGGCCCTCATCATCAACAACAACCCCGAGACCGTCAGCACCGACTTCGACACGGCGGACCGGCTGTTTTTCGAGCCTTTGGCCCTGGACGACGTCCTCAACGTCATCCAGGACCAGAAGCCCATGGGCGTGGTCACCCAGTTCGGCGGCCAGACGGCTATCAACCTGGCGGGCCCCCTGGCCCAGCGGGGCGTCCCCTTGCTGGGCAGCCCCATCGACGCCATCGACGCCGCCGAAGACCGGGACAAGATGGACCGCCTGCTTCAGGAACTGAACATCCCCCGCCCGGCGGGCGGCACCGCCGCCAACCCCGCCGAGGCCGCCGCCCTGGCCCAAGCCATCGGCTACCCCGTCATGGTGCGGCCCTCCTATGTCCTGGGGGGCAGGGGGATGGAGGTGGTCCACGACCCCGACGACCTGGCCGCCTACATCACCACGGCGGCCCGGGTGACCCCCGATCATCCCCTGTGGGTGGACGCCTTCGTGGCCGGCCGCGAGGTGGAAGTGGACGCGGTTTGCGACGGTGAACAAGTGCTGCTGCCGGGCATCATGGAGCATGTGGAGCGGGCGGGGGTCCACTCGGGCGACAGCACCGCCGTCTACCCGCCCCGCACCTTGAGCCCCGAAGTGCAGGAGGTGCTGGTGGACTACACCACCCGCATCGCCCTGCGCCTGGGGATCGTCGGACTGTTGAACATCCAGTTCGTAGTGGACGGTCAAGGAAAGGTGCACGTGCTGGAAGTGAATCCCCGGGCCAGCCGGACGGTGCCCTTCCTGAGCAAGGTGACGGGCGTGCCCATGGTGGAGCTGGCCACCCGGGCCATGCTGGGGGAGAAGCTCTCCCAGATGGGCTACAGCGGCGGCCTGCTGCCCACCCCCGGCTTTTATGCCGTGAAGATGCCCGTCTTTTCGTGGGCCAAGCTGCCCGACGTGGACGTGGCCCTGGGCCCGGAGATGAAGTCCACCGGTGAAGCCATCGGCTTGGACACCCGGTACGGCCCCGCCCTATACCGGGCCTTCGAGTCCGCCGGCTTCCACGTGCCCCACCGGGGCACCCTGCTGGCCAGCATCGCCGACCGGGACAAAGAAGAAGCCCTGCCCGTCATCCGCCGCTTCGCCGCCCTGGGCTTCCGCCTCCTGGCTACGGGCGGCACCGCCGCGTTCCTTCAGAGCAAGGGCCTCACCGTTACCAGGGTGGCCAAATTAGATGAAGGACGGCCCCATCTGGTGGACCACATCCGATCCGGGGCCGTGGACTTGGTGCTCAATACCATGACCCAAGGCCGCCGCCCCCAGCGGGACGGCTTCCGCATCCGCCGGGCCTCCACGGAGCACGCCATTCCGTGTATGACCTCATTGGATACGGCCGCGGCCTTGGTGGAGGCTTTGGAATCGGTGGCCGGCAGCAGCCCCCAGAAGACCGTCCGGCCCCTCCACCAATACCTGGCCCACCATCCGGCGGCCGGCTCGGCTATGCCTTCGCAGGCATAG